Proteins from a single region of Pyxidicoccus trucidator:
- a CDS encoding response regulator, translated as MNAQRLQVLLVDDEEPVLATTAAVLSEDFDVHPARDAGKALRLLALHRFDVLCTDFHMPGRNGIDLLREATRLHPQLAGVLVTGYREYLDRKDQQQAQSLFYLVLKPYQPPDLIAMIRRAADATRLKREMSLITSGLAERKRGAR; from the coding sequence ATGAATGCCCAGCGCCTCCAGGTGCTGCTGGTGGACGACGAGGAGCCTGTACTCGCCACCACCGCGGCCGTGCTTTCCGAAGACTTCGACGTCCATCCCGCGCGCGACGCGGGTAAGGCGCTGCGGTTGCTGGCGCTCCACCGCTTCGACGTCCTCTGTACCGACTTCCACATGCCGGGGCGCAACGGCATCGACCTGCTGCGCGAGGCGACGCGGCTGCACCCGCAGCTCGCCGGCGTGCTCGTCACCGGCTACCGCGAGTACCTGGACCGCAAGGACCAGCAGCAGGCCCAGAGCCTCTTCTACCTGGTCCTCAAGCCCTACCAGCCACCGGACCTCATCGCGATGATCCGCCGCGCGGCGGACGCCACCCGCCTCAAGCGGGAGATGAGCCTCATCACCTCCGGCCTTGCCGAGCGCAAGCGGGGCGCCCGATGA